One stretch of Cheilinus undulatus linkage group 5, ASM1832078v1, whole genome shotgun sequence DNA includes these proteins:
- the cds2 gene encoding phosphatidate cytidylyltransferase 2 — MTELRHRGAKDTEPTLQQQTSEDKGSDSELKVEKDGVSDSESKVDSGVPEVPVPPDDTPEVLNKALSGLSSRWKNWWVRGILTLAMISFFFIIIYLGPMVLMMIVLCVQIKCFHEIITIGYSVYHSYHLPWFRTLSWYFLLCVNYFFYGETVTDYFFTLVQREEPLRILSKYHRFISFALYLTGFCMFVLSLVKKHYRLQFYMFGWTHVTLLIVVTQSHLIIHNLFEGMIWFIVPISCVICNDIMAYMFGFFFGRTPLIKLSPKKTWEGFIGGFFATIVFGIMLSYVMSGWRYFVCPVEFNNDSNSFQVDCEPSELFQLQDYALPSILESVTGWTTVRLYPFQIHSIALSSFASIVGPFGGFFASGFKRAFKIKDFANTIPGHGGIMDRFDCQYLMATFVNVYIASFIRGPNPSKVIQQLLALRADQQLHIFNSLKTHLTEKGLLPALEEAAA, encoded by the exons ATGACAGAGCTGAGGCACCGAGGGGCCAAAGACACGGAGCCGACGTTACAGCAGCAGACGTCAGAGGACAAG ggTTCTGACAGTGAACTGAAGGTGGAAAAAGATGGTGTGTCGGACAGTGAATCAAAAGTGGACTCAGGGGTCCCAGAGGTGCCAGTCCCTCCAGATGACACTCCCGAGGTTCTAAACAAGGCTCTATCTGGACTTTCCTCAAG gTGGAAGAATTGGTGGGTACGAGGCATCCTGACACTTGCCATGATCtccttcttcttcatcatcatttaccTGGGCCCCATGGTGCTTATGATGATT GTCCTCTGTGTTCAGATCAAGTGCTTCCATGAAATCATCACCATCGGTTACAGTGTCTATCACTCCTACCACCTCCCCTGGTTCAGGACGTTGAGCTG GTACTTCCTGCTGTGTGTGAACTACTTCTTCTACGGGGAAACTGTCACGGATTACTTCTTCACTCTGGTGCAAAGAGAGGAGCCGCTTCGCATACTCAGCAAATACCACCGCTTTATCTCCTTTGCCCTCTACCTCACAG gtttctgcatgtttgtgcTGAGTCTGGTGAAGAAGCACTACCGGCTCCAGTTCTACATG TTTGGTTGGACCCATGTGACTCTGCTGATAGTGGTGACTCAGTCTCACCTTATCATCCACAACCTGTTTGAGGGGATGATCTG GTTCATTGTGCCAATTTCCTGTGTGATCTGTAATGACATTATGGCCTACATGTTTGGTTTCTTCTTCGGCCGCACCCCTCTCATTAAG CTGTCACCTAAGAAGACATGGGAGGGTTTCATCGGCGGGTTCTTCGCCACCATCGTGTTTGGCATCATG CTGTCCTATGTGATGTCTGGCTGGCGTTACTTTGTGTGTCCTGTGGAGTTCAACAACGACTCCAACAGTTTCCAGGTGGACTGTGAGCCGTCTGAGCTGTTCCAGCTTCAGGACTACGCTCTGCCCAGCATCCTGGAGTCTGTCACTGGATGG ACCACGGTACGTCTCTATCCATTCCAGATCCACAGCATCGCTCTGTCCTCCTTTGCCTCCATCGTGGGACCTTTTGGCGGTTTCTTTGCCAGCGGCTTCAAAAGAGCTTTTAAGATCAAG GATTTTGCCAACACCATCCCAGGTCATGGTGGAATCATGGACAGATTCGACTGCCAGTACCTCATGGCTACGTTTGTCAATGTCTACATAGCTAGCTTCATCAG